A single window of Undibacterium sp. 5I1 DNA harbors:
- a CDS encoding glycosyltransferase yields the protein MIHVAIISHGHEKLLIASQLGGLLHSVHSGDDIKVWIKDNRPNAELQNYCSHYGISYTNSKPNLGFGENNNFLFKKVSAEFGVQPGDYFIVMNPDLSTTPKTIRALVTQMKKDACVIASINLFKDAEYKLTDANIRYFPTYKSLLKIMMAKSLTQHYDKNSIMQASYVDWASGAFLAFDAAHYNQLNGFNQAYFMYFEDVDICYRSQKIVGKGVLYYPQFKAIHLAAHKNRQLISKHAYWFISSFLKFLSRRYFVYSRQNPVASLPLAK from the coding sequence ATGATCCATGTCGCCATTATCAGCCACGGACACGAAAAATTACTGATCGCCAGCCAACTTGGCGGTTTGCTTCATAGCGTACACAGCGGCGATGACATTAAGGTTTGGATCAAAGACAACCGACCGAACGCAGAACTACAAAATTATTGTTCGCATTATGGGATTAGTTATACAAACTCAAAACCGAACTTGGGTTTTGGCGAAAATAATAATTTCTTATTTAAAAAGGTAAGTGCAGAGTTCGGCGTTCAACCAGGCGACTACTTTATTGTGATGAATCCTGATCTAAGTACTACGCCGAAAACAATTCGCGCGCTGGTGACACAAATGAAAAAGGATGCCTGCGTAATCGCCAGCATTAACTTGTTCAAAGATGCTGAGTACAAGCTAACGGATGCCAATATCCGCTACTTTCCGACTTACAAGTCCTTGCTAAAAATCATGATGGCAAAGTCGCTGACCCAGCATTACGATAAAAACTCCATCATGCAAGCTTCTTATGTTGACTGGGCATCAGGAGCGTTTCTAGCTTTTGACGCAGCGCATTACAATCAATTAAATGGTTTTAATCAAGCCTACTTTATGTATTTTGAAGACGTTGATATTTGCTACCGGTCTCAAAAAATAGTAGGTAAAGGCGTCTTGTACTACCCTCAATTTAAGGCGATTCATCTGGCAGCACATAAAAATCGCCAGCTTATTTCTAAGCATGCCTATTGGTTTATTTCTAGCTTCCTGAAATTTTTATCTAGACGCTACTTTGTCTATTCCCGACAAAATCCGGTAGCCAGCTTACCCTTGGCGAAATAA
- a CDS encoding flippase, with protein sequence MTSITKNIFYLILVQAVIYLAPLITLPYLTRTLNVNNYAALGFTQSVIQYFILITDYGFGITATRLIAINSSDNKNISSVIANTIAIKLLLAGASGIFLLILIAFFYDIRQNTALIFACFIGVIGNALFPTWLFQGLERMRSLALITGASRILPLPLFFIFVKNADDVVTAAVLQNIPGIIAAVLSFYYLSSKNIFTKTQVNISSIKLLLKEGWPVFLSNISTSFYTTINIILLKIFAGADQVAYFAATDKIRIAAQGFIQPIAAALFPRIAALSQAADKAEESKSVIKKGAILLISLEFFCGLVMYFFAETIAERYLGKAFLPAAFYLKSLAFLPVIIAVATILSQWRFLALGESKVLSKIYLIAGPLHAVYATFLTYQYQSNGLISSLYITEISITVAMIVVARKKNISLM encoded by the coding sequence ATGACTAGTATTACAAAAAACATATTTTATTTAATCTTAGTTCAAGCAGTGATTTATCTCGCTCCGCTCATTACACTGCCATATTTAACTAGAACTTTAAATGTGAACAATTATGCGGCACTTGGTTTTACGCAGTCAGTAATCCAATACTTCATTCTTATCACTGATTATGGCTTTGGGATTACAGCAACTCGACTGATTGCCATTAATAGTAGTGATAACAAAAATATTTCTTCGGTCATTGCAAACACTATTGCAATCAAACTGTTATTAGCTGGTGCTTCGGGTATTTTTTTACTTATTCTGATCGCTTTTTTTTACGATATTCGTCAAAATACAGCGTTGATATTTGCTTGTTTCATTGGAGTGATCGGAAATGCACTTTTCCCGACTTGGTTATTTCAGGGGCTAGAGCGAATGCGATCTTTGGCGCTCATTACAGGTGCGTCACGCATCCTTCCTTTGCCATTATTTTTCATCTTTGTAAAAAATGCAGATGATGTGGTTACAGCCGCAGTTTTGCAAAATATTCCCGGCATCATTGCAGCAGTACTCTCTTTTTATTATCTATCTTCCAAGAATATTTTCACCAAAACTCAAGTTAATATCAGCAGCATTAAGTTACTATTGAAAGAAGGTTGGCCAGTATTTTTATCTAATATCTCTACTAGCTTTTATACGACAATCAACATTATCCTGTTAAAGATTTTCGCAGGTGCAGATCAAGTGGCCTATTTTGCAGCAACTGACAAAATTCGCATTGCTGCGCAAGGTTTTATTCAGCCGATTGCGGCTGCTCTATTTCCAAGAATTGCGGCCTTGAGCCAAGCTGCTGATAAGGCAGAAGAGTCGAAATCGGTCATTAAGAAAGGTGCAATTTTACTGATCAGCCTAGAGTTTTTTTGCGGTTTAGTGATGTACTTTTTCGCAGAAACTATTGCAGAGCGCTATTTAGGTAAGGCCTTCTTACCTGCTGCGTTCTATCTGAAGTCATTGGCGTTTTTGCCTGTCATTATTGCTGTTGCGACGATTTTGTCTCAGTGGCGGTTTTTAGCTTTGGGCGAAAGCAAAGTTCTTAGCAAGATATATTTAATTGCGGGACCATTGCATGCTGTTTACGCGACTTTTCTTACTTATCAGTATCAGTCAAATGGTTTAATCTCAAGTCTGTACATTACTGAAATTTCTATTACTGTCGCCATGATCGTCGTTGCGAGAAAAAAGAATATTTCTCTGATGTAG
- the rfbC gene encoding dTDP-4-dehydrorhamnose 3,5-epimerase: MKVTPTNLPEVMIIEPRVFGDDRGFFYESFNAKKFAELTGVETNFVQDNHSMSAKNVLRGMHYQIQQAQGKLVRVISGEVFDVAVDLRKSSLRFGQWTGVSLSASNQRQLWIPPGFAHGFLVTSDKAEFLYKTSDYWAPEHERCLQWNDPAIGIQWPLENEPVMSAKDQIGKLLADAEVFE, translated from the coding sequence ATGAAAGTTACCCCAACTAATTTGCCTGAAGTAATGATCATTGAGCCACGCGTGTTTGGCGATGATCGCGGCTTTTTTTACGAAAGCTTTAATGCCAAAAAATTTGCAGAACTCACTGGCGTAGAAACAAATTTCGTACAAGATAATCACTCCATGTCGGCAAAAAACGTACTGCGTGGTATGCACTATCAAATCCAGCAAGCTCAAGGCAAATTAGTACGGGTCATCTCTGGCGAAGTCTTTGATGTTGCTGTTGATTTACGTAAAAGCTCGCTGCGCTTTGGACAATGGACTGGCGTTAGCTTATCAGCCTCTAATCAGCGTCAACTATGGATACCTCCAGGCTTTGCTCATGGTTTTTTAGTAACCAGCGACAAAGCGGAATTTCTTTACAAAACAAGCGATTATTGGGCGCCAGAGCATGAACGCTGCTTGCAATGGAATGATCCTGCAATTGGTATTCAATGGCCATTAGAGAACGAGCCAGTGATGTCTGCTAAAGATCAAATAGGTAAACTGCTCGCAGATGCAGAGGTATTTGAATGA
- a CDS encoding SDR family oxidoreductase, giving the protein MRRTILLTGATGFVGRRLTDQLQQYGEELICVSRQAQATTSANTLTRYERIPDLSAETDWTKLLSGLTHVIHCAARVHVMNETAANPLALFRQVNVDATINLARQAARAGVKQFIFISSVKVNGEHTINNQAFTEDSKPQPEDAYGMSKYEAELALLALGRETGMAITIIRPPLVYGPGVKANFLSMLNWVQKGVPLPLASIDNRRSFVYLDNLVSLILACIDHPKAAQQVFLVSDGQDLSTAQLLQCCAQALHVQSRLWPFPPKLLLYAASLAGKKSVAERLCQSLQVDISKARLLLGWTPPFTTQQGLQATADAIKNSKSKG; this is encoded by the coding sequence ATGAGAAGAACTATTTTGCTCACTGGTGCGACTGGCTTCGTGGGACGGAGACTCACAGATCAACTACAACAATATGGTGAGGAACTGATTTGCGTTAGTCGCCAAGCACAAGCGACTACCAGCGCAAATACGCTTACTCGCTATGAACGCATCCCTGACTTAAGTGCAGAGACCGACTGGACAAAACTGTTATCAGGATTAACGCATGTTATCCATTGTGCCGCGAGAGTCCATGTGATGAATGAAACTGCAGCTAATCCGTTGGCGCTGTTTCGCCAAGTCAATGTAGATGCGACTATCAATCTTGCACGTCAGGCAGCTAGAGCAGGAGTAAAGCAGTTTATCTTTATCAGTTCAGTCAAAGTTAATGGTGAACATACCATTAATAACCAAGCCTTCACCGAGGATAGCAAACCCCAACCAGAAGATGCTTACGGCATGTCGAAATATGAAGCAGAGCTTGCCCTGCTGGCTTTGGGGCGTGAAACTGGAATGGCAATTACCATCATACGCCCGCCACTAGTATATGGCCCCGGGGTCAAAGCTAATTTCCTCAGTATGCTGAATTGGGTACAGAAAGGTGTTCCACTACCGCTCGCCAGCATAGACAACCGACGCAGCTTTGTGTACTTAGATAATCTGGTCAGTCTGATTCTGGCGTGTATTGATCACCCGAAAGCAGCGCAACAAGTATTTTTAGTCTCTGATGGACAGGATTTATCGACTGCGCAGCTATTACAATGCTGTGCACAAGCATTACACGTACAGTCCAGACTTTGGCCTTTTCCACCTAAGTTGCTACTCTATGCCGCTAGTTTAGCGGGTAAAAAATCAGTGGCAGAACGCTTGTGTCAGTCTCTTCAAGTTGATATTTCGAAAGCACGGCTACTGTTGGGCTGGACTCCTCCGTTCACCACGCAACAGGGCTTGCAAGCAACGGCGGATGCCATTAAAAATAGTAAATCAAAAGGATAA
- a CDS encoding sugar transferase, with translation MKRVFDLSLALIAACILLLPVVIVAVCVSLTSPGPIVYWSDRVGRYNKIFKMPKFRSMRVDTPAVATHLLGNPDQYLTPIGSFLRKSSLDELPQLWSILKGDMSFVGPRPALYNQDDLIALRSAKQVDTILPGLTGWAQIHGRDELPIPDKVELDVYYLRHRSFLLDMRILFLTFFKVIKRDGVTH, from the coding sequence TTGAAACGTGTATTTGATCTCAGCCTCGCTCTCATTGCGGCATGCATCTTGCTGCTTCCGGTGGTAATCGTCGCCGTTTGCGTAAGTCTGACCTCACCCGGACCTATCGTGTATTGGTCTGACAGGGTGGGTCGGTACAATAAAATTTTTAAAATGCCCAAATTTCGCAGCATGCGCGTTGATACTCCTGCTGTAGCAACGCATTTGCTAGGTAACCCCGATCAGTATTTGACACCGATTGGCTCTTTTCTCAGAAAATCGAGTCTGGATGAATTGCCACAATTGTGGAGCATACTCAAGGGCGATATGAGCTTTGTTGGTCCGCGTCCCGCTCTTTATAATCAAGACGATTTAATTGCCTTGCGATCGGCAAAACAAGTAGACACTATCTTGCCAGGACTCACTGGCTGGGCGCAAATTCATGGCCGTGATGAATTACCAATACCTGACAAAGTAGAATTGGATGTGTACTATCTGCGGCACCGGTCATTTCTCCTAGATATGCGGATCCTGTTTTTGACTTTTTTTAAAGTCATCAAGCGGGACGGTGTTACACATTAG
- a CDS encoding glycosyltransferase family 2 protein translates to MPKIDIALASYNGKKYISDQIASILANEIMLKDFSLGDIIISDNMSTDSTAAIVSEIARQHPNVRLLINQERGVISNFNHAIKNSTADYIMLSDQDDIWFSNKIHRTIEKLLEVESEGDRSSPALVFTDLTVTDSQLNTISTSFFQSQKIKPDGYKAAKNIFFSNVAPGCTMAFNRQLVELALPVPEQAVMHDWWLILVASTFGKVSHISDPTIFYRQHENNQVGAKKRRYRDLLFSPRVKYALAKNSLNNAAKQAASFKYRFGSIPKHSIEAIDFLVEFGGMSKLRRLAGLKTKKIENRTFLGTVILYLLALTMPTIK, encoded by the coding sequence ATGCCAAAAATTGATATTGCGCTTGCTTCTTATAACGGAAAAAAATATATTTCCGATCAAATCGCTTCGATTTTGGCTAATGAAATTATGCTTAAGGATTTTTCCTTGGGTGACATTATTATCTCCGACAATATGTCAACAGATAGCACAGCGGCTATTGTCTCTGAGATCGCCCGGCAACATCCAAATGTAAGATTGCTTATCAATCAAGAGCGCGGTGTTATTAGTAATTTTAATCATGCAATCAAGAATTCGACCGCAGATTACATTATGTTGTCAGACCAAGACGATATTTGGTTTAGCAACAAAATACATAGAACAATTGAAAAATTGCTTGAGGTCGAGAGCGAAGGAGATCGATCAAGTCCTGCTTTAGTATTCACTGATCTGACCGTCACTGATAGTCAGTTAAACACAATCAGCACATCTTTTTTTCAGTCTCAAAAAATCAAACCAGATGGCTACAAAGCGGCTAAGAATATATTTTTTTCTAATGTTGCTCCAGGATGCACGATGGCGTTTAACCGACAGCTTGTAGAGTTGGCGTTGCCTGTGCCTGAGCAGGCAGTAATGCATGATTGGTGGTTGATTTTGGTAGCGAGCACTTTTGGCAAAGTGTCGCATATCAGCGATCCGACGATCTTCTATCGTCAACACGAAAACAATCAAGTTGGAGCGAAAAAGAGAAGATATCGAGATTTACTATTTTCCCCAAGGGTAAAGTATGCCCTTGCCAAAAACAGTCTTAACAACGCAGCGAAGCAAGCCGCAAGTTTCAAATACCGGTTTGGCTCAATACCAAAACACAGTATCGAGGCGATTGATTTTTTGGTTGAGTTTGGTGGTATGTCAAAGCTAAGACGATTAGCTGGGCTTAAAACAAAAAAAATTGAAAACCGAACTTTTCTCGGCACTGTCATTTTGTATTTATTAGCACTGACAATGCCGACTATAAAGTAA